One stretch of Streptomyces hygroscopicus DNA includes these proteins:
- a CDS encoding secretion protein EccC: MSQVVVKRQPRALPPEVPTEELRLEPPPELPRGQQEGMLMQLLPTLGMGSSMVYFFMPGAAPMMKIMGVMMMFSTLAMTIAMVMRHRQGSQGQRADMRRDYLKYLAQTRRTVRRTAQRQRDAQFYLHPAPTQLWSIVAEGSRVWERRLTDHDFVQVRLGLGTQQLSTPLIAPETATVDELEPLTAGAMQRFLATQGSLDNLPMAVSLRAFYHMTVSGAPEQVHGIARALIAQLATLHSPEDLVIATVASRGAAEQWEWTKWLPHAQVPASFDGAGSRRLFGDSLAEVEELLRGRLEGRTRFSRDGQPLLDQPHLVLVLDGAMVPPDSAFAAAEGLQGVTVIEVVAGELDEPRGGLSIVVRPGRLQLESQVAGYDGTPDSLSVEAAEALARQLAPLRMGGDDDDEPLLANLDFTELLGLGDAGSVDVSRTWRPRSLAERLRVPIGVSEDGSPVMLDLKEAAQEGMGPHGLCVGATGSGKSELLRTLVLGLAVTHSSETLNFVLADFKGGATFAGMSELPHVAAVITNLADDLTLVDRMRDSITGELQRRQELLRSAGNYANMHDYEKARAAGAPLEPLASLVLVIDEFSELLTAKPDFIEMFIQIGRIGRSLGVHLLLASQRLEEGRLRGLETYLSYRIGLRTFSAAESRTALGVPDAYHLPPVPGSGYLKFGTDEMTRFKAAYVSGTYRTAPAQFDSASLPVERRPVLFTAAPVPVTYAAPDPARLNAPAQPEDDALAETVLDVIVSRLEGQGQPAHQVWLPPLDEAPSMDELLPPLAPTRERGLQSADYARPGGLVVPLGLIDKPFEQRRDILYRDFSGAAGHMLVVGGPQSGKSTLMRALVTGFALTHTPAEVQFYALDFGGGGMSAIADLPHVGGVASRLDPEKVRRTVAEVSGVLARREEYFRAKNIDSIGTYRRQRAAGQHADQGWGDVFLIVDGWGNFKAEYDMLEGIVTDIAGRGLGYGVHVVITASRNMEVRASLKDQLLNRLELRLGDTMDSEFDRKVAANVPVGVPGRGQLPEKLHFMGAQPRIDKGHDPNSMTEATTELVRAVSAAWSGPPAPRVRLLPRKLRADELPKGFEYPQHGIAIGIDETNLEPVFIDFETDPFFVIFGESESGKTSLIRLIAKQIIERYGPDEAKIVVGDYRRSLLGVIPDSHLLEYAPIASALELHASALNGLMERRAPKPDITPQQLRDRSWWSGPQFFVIIDDYELVSTSSGNPLAVLTENLPFARDVGMRFIIARNSAGSSRSMFESFMQRVKELGAQGMVLSGDPGEGDVFGGVRPRPMPPGRGFFVSRKRGVPLTQVGWLPEQ; the protein is encoded by the coding sequence GTGAGCCAGGTCGTCGTCAAGCGCCAGCCAAGGGCTCTGCCGCCCGAGGTGCCGACCGAGGAACTCCGCCTCGAACCACCCCCGGAACTGCCGCGCGGGCAGCAAGAAGGCATGCTCATGCAGCTGCTGCCGACGCTCGGCATGGGTTCGTCGATGGTCTACTTCTTCATGCCGGGTGCCGCCCCGATGATGAAGATCATGGGCGTCATGATGATGTTCTCCACGCTCGCCATGACCATCGCCATGGTCATGCGGCATCGGCAGGGCTCTCAGGGCCAGCGGGCGGACATGCGTCGCGATTACCTCAAGTACCTCGCGCAGACGCGCCGGACCGTACGGCGCACGGCCCAGCGGCAGCGCGACGCCCAGTTCTATCTGCACCCCGCCCCGACGCAGCTCTGGTCGATCGTCGCCGAGGGCAGCCGGGTGTGGGAACGGCGGCTGACCGACCACGACTTCGTACAGGTGCGGCTCGGGCTCGGAACGCAGCAGCTCTCCACGCCCCTGATCGCCCCCGAGACCGCCACCGTGGACGAGCTGGAGCCGCTGACGGCAGGCGCGATGCAGCGTTTTCTCGCGACCCAGGGGTCACTGGACAACCTGCCCATGGCGGTTTCGCTGCGCGCCTTCTACCACATGACCGTGTCCGGAGCTCCGGAGCAGGTGCACGGGATCGCCAGGGCACTGATCGCCCAACTGGCCACCCTGCACTCGCCGGAGGACCTCGTCATCGCGACGGTCGCCTCGCGCGGCGCGGCGGAGCAGTGGGAGTGGACGAAGTGGCTCCCCCATGCGCAGGTGCCGGCGTCGTTCGACGGCGCGGGCTCGCGGCGGCTGTTCGGCGACTCCCTGGCCGAGGTGGAGGAGCTGCTGAGGGGGCGGCTGGAAGGCCGTACCCGCTTCAGCAGGGACGGGCAGCCGCTCCTCGACCAGCCGCATCTGGTGCTCGTGCTGGACGGCGCGATGGTGCCGCCGGACTCGGCGTTCGCGGCGGCCGAGGGGCTGCAGGGCGTCACCGTCATCGAGGTCGTGGCGGGCGAACTCGACGAGCCGCGCGGCGGTCTGTCGATCGTCGTACGGCCGGGCAGGCTGCAGCTGGAGTCGCAGGTCGCCGGATACGACGGCACACCCGACTCGCTCTCCGTGGAGGCGGCGGAGGCGCTCGCGCGGCAGCTCGCGCCGCTGCGCATGGGCGGGGACGACGACGATGAGCCGCTGCTGGCCAACCTCGACTTCACCGAGCTGCTGGGGCTGGGCGACGCCGGTTCGGTGGACGTCTCCCGCACCTGGCGGCCCCGCTCGCTGGCCGAGCGGCTGCGGGTGCCGATCGGGGTCTCGGAGGACGGCTCCCCGGTCATGCTGGACCTGAAGGAGGCGGCGCAGGAGGGTATGGGCCCGCACGGTCTGTGCGTCGGCGCGACGGGCTCGGGCAAGTCGGAGCTGCTGCGGACACTGGTGCTGGGGCTGGCGGTCACGCATTCGTCCGAGACTCTCAACTTCGTCCTCGCGGACTTCAAGGGCGGCGCCACCTTCGCGGGCATGTCGGAGCTGCCGCACGTGGCCGCGGTCATCACCAACCTCGCCGACGACCTGACGCTGGTCGACCGCATGCGCGACTCGATCACCGGTGAGCTGCAGCGTCGTCAGGAGCTGCTGCGTTCGGCGGGCAATTACGCGAACATGCACGACTACGAGAAGGCGCGGGCGGCCGGAGCCCCGCTGGAGCCCCTGGCATCACTCGTTTTGGTGATCGACGAGTTCAGCGAGCTATTGACGGCGAAGCCGGACTTCATCGAGATGTTCATCCAGATCGGCCGCATCGGCCGTTCGCTGGGTGTGCATCTGCTGCTCGCCTCGCAGCGGCTGGAGGAGGGCCGCCTGCGCGGCCTGGAGACGTACCTCTCCTATCGCATCGGTCTGCGCACCTTCTCCGCCGCCGAGTCCCGAACGGCCCTGGGCGTGCCTGACGCCTACCACCTTCCCCCCGTGCCCGGCTCCGGCTATCTGAAGTTCGGCACCGACGAGATGACCCGCTTCAAGGCGGCGTACGTCTCCGGCACATACCGCACAGCCCCCGCGCAATTCGACAGCGCGTCCCTGCCCGTCGAGCGCCGGCCGGTGCTGTTCACGGCCGCCCCGGTCCCGGTGACCTACGCCGCCCCGGATCCGGCGAGGCTGAACGCCCCGGCCCAGCCCGAGGACGACGCACTGGCCGAGACGGTCCTGGACGTCATCGTGAGCCGCCTGGAAGGCCAGGGGCAGCCCGCCCACCAGGTCTGGCTGCCTCCCCTGGACGAGGCGCCGTCCATGGACGAGCTGCTGCCGCCGCTGGCCCCCACCCGGGAGCGGGGTCTGCAGTCGGCGGACTACGCCAGGCCGGGCGGGCTTGTCGTTCCTCTGGGCCTCATCGACAAGCCGTTCGAGCAGCGGCGCGACATTCTCTATCGCGACTTCTCCGGCGCCGCGGGCCACATGCTGGTGGTGGGCGGCCCGCAGTCCGGCAAGTCCACTCTGATGCGCGCCTTGGTCACGGGCTTCGCCCTCACCCACACCCCCGCCGAGGTGCAGTTCTACGCACTCGACTTCGGTGGCGGCGGTATGAGTGCCATCGCGGACCTGCCGCATGTGGGCGGGGTCGCCTCCCGTCTGGACCCGGAGAAGGTGCGACGGACCGTCGCGGAGGTCTCCGGGGTTCTCGCCCGGCGTGAGGAGTACTTCCGCGCCAAGAACATCGATTCCATCGGCACCTACCGGCGCCAGCGGGCGGCCGGACAACACGCCGACCAGGGCTGGGGCGATGTCTTTCTCATCGTCGACGGCTGGGGCAACTTCAAGGCCGAGTACGACATGCTGGAAGGCATCGTCACCGACATCGCCGGCCGAGGGCTCGGCTACGGCGTCCATGTCGTCATCACCGCCTCCCGCAACATGGAGGTCCGCGCGTCGCTGAAGGACCAGCTGCTCAACCGGCTGGAACTGCGTCTCGGTGACACGATGGACTCGGAGTTCGACCGCAAGGTCGCCGCGAACGTCCCGGTTGGCGTCCCCGGCCGCGGGCAACTCCCGGAAAAGCTCCACTTCATGGGCGCTCAGCCGCGTATCGACAAGGGCCACGACCCCAACAGCATGACGGAGGCCACGACCGAATTGGTCCGCGCGGTCAGCGCCGCCTGGTCCGGCCCGCCCGCCCCGCGCGTGCGGTTGCTCCCGCGCAAGCTCCGCGCGGACGAGCTGCCCAAGGGCTTCGAATACCCGCAGCACGGCATCGCGATCGGCATCGACGAAACAAACCTGGAGCCGGTATTCATCGATTTCGAGACCGACCCGTTCTTCGTCATCTTCGGTGAAAGCGAGTCGGGCAAGACATCGCTCATCCGTCTGATCGCCAAGCAGATCATCGAGCGGTACGGTCCGGATGAAGCGAAGATCGTGGTCGGCGACTACCGCCGCTCCCTGCTCGGGGTCATCCCGGACAGCCATCTCCTCGAGTACGCTCCGATCGCGTCCGCACTCGAACTCCATGCCAGTGCGCTGAACGGCCTGATGGAGCGACGCGCCCCCAAGCCGGACATCACCCCGCAGCAGCTCCGCGACCGCAGCTGGTGGAGCGGCCCCCAGTTCTTCGTCATCATCGACGACTACGAGCTGGTCTCCACCAGCAGCGGCAACCCGCTGGCAGTCCTCACCGAGAACCTGCCCTTCGCCCGCGACGTCGGCATGCGCTTCATCATCGCCCGCAATTCCGCAGGCTCCTCCCGATCGATGTTCGAGTCCTTTATGCAGCGCGTAAAGGAACTCGGCGCCCAGGGCATGGTGCTGTCCGGCGACCCCGGCGAGGGCGACGTCTTCGGCGGAGTCCGCCCGCGCCCCATGCCGCCGGGTCGTGGCTTCTTCGTCTCGCGTAAGCGTGGGGTGCCGCTGACCCAGGTGGGGTGGCTGCCGGAGCAGTAG
- a CDS encoding membrane protein produces the protein MSTSATTGFCRVTVVAPDSRIDVALPEDIPVADVYPEILRLTGQTQPTGAPTGYHLVRRDGTVLDSSRSLLAQQILDGELLALRPFAESLPPAVYDDVSDAIASAVTRDRTLWNDRFLRAAGLLGGALLLILMGFVLWFADPVKHDMHGLPGIIAAAVGVLLTALAGVRARVYEDRASAIALGMAALPHLMIAGSGVMALDAGEGVGRLQFLLGCVTVLVGSAVLVIVMPSGDAPFVAAVFAASVGTLATFCEILTDAGATETAAVCAVVAIGAIAFLPGLSARVARLPIGYAAPRSSADDLDAGPDAEPLDIHRIAAQTRRGHEMLLGMVGGCSAVVVGAAAVLGFSEGVWAQLLALAAGLAMLLRARLFRYTAQVAAVFGAGLLALALLVLGLSLNPPADAVLKLLTENDRGPLDIRTIWLAVSVTVGAGLIIGVALVIPKKGLSPFWGRLSDLAESAFLLSLVPLCLAVLDVYSSARSLTSG, from the coding sequence GTGAGTACGTCCGCAACAACCGGTTTCTGCAGGGTGACCGTCGTCGCACCCGATAGCCGGATCGATGTCGCTCTCCCGGAGGACATCCCTGTCGCCGACGTTTACCCGGAGATCCTGCGCCTGACGGGGCAGACGCAGCCGACCGGTGCTCCCACCGGGTATCACCTGGTGCGACGCGACGGCACCGTCCTGGACAGCAGCCGCTCGCTCCTGGCCCAGCAGATCCTGGACGGGGAACTGCTGGCTCTGCGACCCTTCGCCGAGTCGCTGCCGCCCGCCGTCTATGACGATGTGTCCGATGCGATCGCCTCCGCGGTCACACGCGACCGCACGCTGTGGAACGACCGATTCCTGCGGGCCGCGGGGCTGCTCGGAGGGGCGCTGCTCCTCATCCTCATGGGCTTCGTGCTCTGGTTCGCCGATCCCGTCAAGCACGACATGCACGGCCTCCCAGGCATTATCGCCGCCGCCGTCGGCGTGCTGTTGACCGCCCTCGCCGGCGTGCGGGCACGGGTGTACGAGGACCGCGCCTCCGCGATCGCCCTCGGCATGGCCGCCCTTCCCCATCTCATGATCGCCGGGTCGGGGGTCATGGCCCTGGACGCGGGAGAGGGCGTCGGGCGGCTCCAGTTCCTGCTCGGCTGCGTCACCGTGCTCGTCGGCTCGGCCGTCCTGGTCATCGTCATGCCCAGTGGCGACGCTCCGTTCGTCGCCGCCGTGTTCGCGGCGAGTGTCGGGACCCTGGCCACCTTCTGCGAGATCCTCACCGATGCCGGCGCCACCGAGACGGCCGCCGTGTGCGCCGTCGTGGCGATCGGAGCGATCGCCTTCCTGCCGGGGCTGTCGGCTCGCGTCGCCCGTCTGCCCATCGGCTACGCCGCGCCCCGCTCGTCGGCCGATGACCTCGACGCCGGCCCCGACGCCGAGCCCCTCGACATCCACCGCATCGCCGCCCAGACCCGGCGCGGTCACGAGATGCTGCTGGGCATGGTCGGCGGCTGCTCGGCCGTCGTCGTGGGTGCCGCCGCGGTCCTGGGTTTCTCCGAGGGTGTGTGGGCGCAGCTTCTCGCGCTCGCGGCCGGTCTGGCGATGCTGCTGCGTGCCCGCCTCTTCCGGTACACCGCCCAGGTTGCCGCCGTCTTCGGCGCGGGTCTGCTCGCCCTGGCCCTGCTCGTACTGGGGCTGTCGCTGAACCCGCCGGCCGACGCGGTCCTCAAGCTCCTGACCGAGAACGACCGTGGGCCGCTGGACATCCGGACGATCTGGCTCGCCGTGTCCGTGACCGTGGGCGCAGGCTTGATCATCGGCGTCGCTCTGGTCATTCCGAAGAAGGGCCTGTCACCCTTCTGGGGACGTCTGTCCGACCTGGCCGAGAGCGCCTTCCTGCTCTCTCTGGTACCCCTGTGTCTCGCCGTGCTGGACGTCTACAGCTCGGCACGGAGCCTGACCAGTGGCTGA
- a CDS encoding serine/threonine protein kinase, whose translation MAGHTLRSTCGICGIGAGSYWKRPDRHLTFTASNSYIGGVVSEGMPRRLTEVLCIPWGWGDMEPLSEDDPRRLGPYHLLARLAPGDDDPRAAARLFLARSAGGVRTVLISTPSAEFADDAAYRGRFLTEAENARRLGGARPLACLTPVEISGSASDLPWSAFPYRPMLPLPGVLQVCGGPLPIRTVRAVGAALAETLAGIHGAGLTHAGITPGTVFVAGDGPRLGGFGAVWTAGPDGQKRVGLSGPAADDLPPEQAAGGRPRPLGDVYALGAVLAYAVTGRRLPDAGDLPQELRSIVLPCLAPDPADRPTAAALADGLTRGVRLPPPAGVTAVPSGPTPTVLDGGSGRPPAPVPSGGPGATALDGGTCGAAALLSPGWLPAPVVVALAEQSSATLAAEVEPAEAESTAEAPLEVGAPAPGKAPGAPEPIAAGRGDTPGAPHAPTRLSGGVTAARSPSRQDAVRPSRRTLLIGAAGGTAGIALGGGATWMATDEDPPPPTTAERLAAATHSRRRLVGAPPTPLWRHDLTGGPPTHPPLIWADKVAVVANDTAVTGVDLRTGKRLWAQDQIRPKGRLMPVGKDSILVPGDGLAALSAGTGDIQWWPKSFRPDGRTPYAALLAAEGGTVWLAAGGQGSGSADDGVVIAYDLTGREELWRCPLPGGFDEGYLTRDALVVRGDTFLAFDRERGTRRWQRSYEGVTGGRPVTTDGRGTLIAAVSTTLRGYGLAHGGGPEWSVRAKGEAGAGRTADFGAPVVHDDVVYASDGGYAVHALSTATGEVRWQRTYAFAMKTLSGARTPDTAVDPSGRTVLTANDVEVDAFDAEDGALRWRFMDLGAAADKGSVVARRRVAVTDDLAVVVSGRSVYALPLS comes from the coding sequence GTGGCGGGGCACACGCTACGGAGCACCTGTGGCATCTGCGGTATCGGCGCAGGAAGTTACTGGAAGCGACCGGACCGCCACCTGACCTTCACCGCCTCCAACAGCTATATCGGTGGAGTCGTTTCCGAAGGCATGCCCCGGCGGCTGACGGAGGTGCTCTGCATACCGTGGGGGTGGGGGGACATGGAGCCGCTGAGCGAGGACGACCCGCGGCGGCTTGGGCCTTATCACCTCCTCGCCAGGCTGGCTCCTGGTGATGACGACCCCCGGGCGGCCGCCCGCCTCTTCCTCGCTCGCAGTGCCGGTGGCGTCCGCACCGTGCTGATCAGCACGCCGTCTGCCGAGTTCGCCGACGACGCGGCGTATCGGGGCCGCTTTCTGACGGAGGCGGAGAACGCACGGCGGCTCGGCGGCGCTCGGCCGCTTGCCTGTCTCACCCCCGTAGAGATCTCGGGCAGCGCGTCGGACCTCCCCTGGAGCGCGTTTCCGTACCGCCCGATGCTGCCCCTGCCGGGCGTGTTGCAGGTGTGTGGAGGGCCGCTTCCGATCCGGACAGTACGGGCGGTGGGGGCGGCCCTGGCCGAGACGCTGGCAGGGATCCACGGGGCGGGCCTCACCCACGCGGGGATCACGCCGGGGACCGTGTTCGTGGCGGGTGACGGGCCGCGGCTGGGAGGCTTCGGCGCGGTATGGACAGCGGGGCCGGACGGGCAGAAGCGGGTGGGCCTTTCCGGGCCGGCCGCGGACGACCTGCCTCCGGAGCAGGCGGCGGGTGGGCGCCCGCGGCCGCTGGGGGACGTCTACGCGCTGGGCGCGGTTCTGGCGTACGCGGTGACCGGGCGGCGGCTGCCCGACGCGGGCGATCTGCCGCAGGAGTTGAGGAGCATCGTGCTCCCGTGTCTCGCTCCGGACCCGGCGGACCGGCCGACGGCGGCGGCGTTGGCGGACGGGCTGACCCGGGGGGTGCGGCTCCCGCCGCCGGCAGGCGTGACGGCGGTCCCCTCAGGACCCACGCCAACGGTCCTCGACGGCGGGTCCGGGCGTCCGCCCGCGCCGGTGCCGTCCGGCGGGCCCGGAGCGACCGCGCTGGACGGGGGCACCTGTGGGGCGGCGGCGTTGCTGAGCCCCGGCTGGCTGCCGGCACCGGTGGTCGTCGCACTGGCCGAGCAGTCCTCGGCGACGCTGGCGGCGGAGGTCGAGCCGGCGGAAGCGGAGTCGACGGCGGAAGCGCCGCTCGAGGTGGGGGCCCCGGCCCCGGGGAAGGCGCCCGGCGCGCCCGAGCCCATCGCCGCGGGCCGGGGGGACACGCCCGGCGCCCCGCACGCGCCGACCCGCCTGTCCGGCGGCGTGACCGCTGCCAGGAGTCCGTCTCGGCAGGACGCCGTACGCCCGTCCAGGCGAACCCTGCTCATCGGGGCGGCCGGGGGCACGGCCGGTATCGCGCTCGGCGGTGGTGCGACGTGGATGGCGACTGACGAGGACCCTCCACCGCCCACCACGGCTGAGCGACTGGCAGCGGCCACTCACTCCCGCCGTCGGCTCGTCGGCGCCCCGCCCACACCGCTGTGGCGCCATGACCTGACCGGCGGGCCACCGACACACCCCCCGCTCATCTGGGCGGACAAGGTAGCCGTCGTCGCGAACGATACGGCCGTCACCGGAGTCGACCTCCGTACGGGCAAGCGACTCTGGGCGCAGGACCAAATCCGGCCCAAGGGACGGCTTATGCCCGTCGGTAAGGATTCGATCCTGGTCCCGGGTGACGGACTCGCCGCGCTGTCCGCCGGCACCGGCGACATCCAGTGGTGGCCGAAGAGCTTCCGGCCGGACGGCCGCACTCCGTACGCCGCCCTGCTGGCGGCCGAAGGCGGGACCGTCTGGCTCGCTGCCGGCGGCCAGGGGAGCGGCTCAGCCGACGACGGTGTCGTGATCGCCTACGACCTGACCGGGCGGGAAGAACTCTGGCGCTGTCCCCTGCCCGGCGGCTTCGACGAGGGGTATCTGACGCGGGACGCCCTCGTCGTGCGGGGCGACACCTTCCTGGCATTCGACCGGGAGCGGGGGACGCGTCGGTGGCAGCGGTCCTATGAGGGCGTGACCGGCGGACGGCCGGTGACCACCGACGGCCGCGGCACCCTCATCGCCGCCGTCAGCACCACCCTGCGCGGATACGGCCTGGCGCACGGTGGCGGGCCCGAGTGGAGCGTGCGGGCCAAGGGCGAGGCCGGAGCCGGGCGTACCGCTGACTTCGGTGCTCCGGTCGTGCACGACGACGTCGTTTACGCCTCCGACGGAGGCTACGCGGTCCACGCGCTGTCCACGGCCACCGGAGAGGTGCGATGGCAGCGCACCTACGCCTTCGCGATGAAGACGCTTTCCGGGGCCCGCACACCCGACACGGCCGTGGATCCGTCCGGGCGCACGGTGCTCACGGCGAACGACGTGGAAGTCGACGCTTTCGACGCGGAGGACGGCGCCCTGCGCTGGCGCTTCATGGACCTCGGCGCGGCGGCGGACAAGGGGTCCGTCGTGGCGCGGCGCAGGGTGGCCGTGACGGACGACCTGGCCGTCGTCGTCAGCGGGAGAAGCGTCTACGCCTTGCCGTTGAGCTGA
- a CDS encoding serine/threonine protein kinase — protein sequence MEPQREAEPTRLGPYRVIGTLDAGGHADDARRRIVRDERTGRTAVLMLPHEALADDSGYRVRFRSEAENSRRLTGPWAAPVIDVAGPGADLPWVAYTCFPALPLPAALAACDGPLLEPTVRALGAVLADAVAHWHASGLVHAGISPQATLLMADGPRLTGYGLVRAATPHGPDHGAPLGADAFSLPPEQRAGERPSPAGDVYALGAVLCYAATGRPDVAEQTRAALPEALRELLAACLAQEPGQRPRPDAVARELRAASAPETVGRLPDAVATALARQAAAYPAEVPVRPPAPAEETAATAPPGRSRRALVVGGLSGAVGLALGAGGVAGWRAAGEGAGSRGTSDRRGIVPAPLWRHDIGSEPQQTPLLWRGRTALVSTTDAVTALNLRTGKKIWSRDDLYPMSALTLLGNGTFVSPDTSAFSVVSLATGRIKGVERRYDGVEGPAIYQFLGAVKNICWFLTRRYASGGAESGDHAVVCYDSVRRKEIWRAPLPAPYRGDGTTTALWLSTMLLLPSQGDDAGEDTSSYLALDRRSGRKLWTRKFPGMKDESAKQRLVVPGDLLVSCDDHVLRAYDISGGEERWRIATKGRVSGSPAAQGRSVYATDSRATTYAVDARSGSARWRRGSAAPLESSWTRGDTAVSHSGATVFQVTDSEIEALDAADGSLRWRSALAGRGQQAAVPGQVVGVAPGIVLVLNGTILYALPVD from the coding sequence ATGGAACCGCAGCGAGAGGCCGAACCGACCCGGCTCGGCCCGTACCGCGTCATCGGCACGCTGGACGCCGGTGGGCACGCCGACGACGCGCGCCGCCGTATCGTCCGGGACGAGCGCACCGGCCGCACGGCCGTGCTGATGCTGCCGCACGAAGCCCTCGCCGACGACTCCGGATACCGGGTGCGGTTCCGGTCGGAGGCCGAGAACTCCCGTCGTCTGACCGGGCCTTGGGCGGCCCCTGTGATCGATGTCGCCGGGCCCGGCGCGGATCTCCCCTGGGTCGCGTACACCTGCTTCCCCGCCCTGCCGCTTCCCGCCGCGCTGGCCGCCTGCGACGGCCCCCTTCTCGAACCCACGGTGCGCGCGCTCGGCGCGGTCCTCGCTGACGCCGTCGCGCACTGGCATGCGAGCGGCCTCGTGCACGCCGGGATATCGCCGCAGGCCACGCTCCTCATGGCCGACGGGCCCCGGCTGACCGGGTACGGACTGGTGCGCGCGGCGACGCCGCACGGCCCGGACCACGGCGCGCCGCTCGGGGCCGACGCCTTCAGCCTGCCGCCGGAACAGCGAGCGGGTGAACGGCCCAGCCCGGCCGGGGACGTCTACGCACTGGGCGCCGTGCTCTGCTACGCCGCGACCGGCCGCCCGGACGTGGCCGAGCAGACGCGCGCGGCACTGCCGGAAGCGCTGAGGGAGCTGCTCGCGGCCTGTCTTGCCCAAGAGCCCGGGCAGCGGCCCCGGCCGGACGCGGTGGCCCGGGAGCTCCGGGCGGCATCGGCCCCCGAAACGGTCGGCCGTCTGCCCGACGCCGTGGCCACGGCCCTTGCCAGGCAGGCCGCCGCGTATCCGGCGGAGGTTCCCGTGAGGCCCCCCGCGCCCGCCGAGGAGACGGCTGCCACCGCGCCGCCGGGTCGCTCCCGGCGCGCCCTGGTCGTCGGTGGCCTCTCCGGAGCGGTCGGCCTCGCGCTCGGGGCGGGCGGAGTGGCCGGTTGGCGGGCGGCCGGCGAGGGTGCGGGATCCCGCGGGACGTCCGACCGGCGAGGGATCGTGCCCGCTCCGCTGTGGCGCCACGACATCGGGAGCGAGCCACAGCAGACGCCGCTGCTCTGGCGCGGCAGGACCGCCCTTGTCTCGACCACCGACGCCGTGACCGCGCTGAATCTCCGGACCGGCAAGAAGATCTGGTCGCGCGACGATCTCTATCCCATGTCCGCCCTCACACTGCTCGGCAACGGGACATTCGTCTCCCCGGACACCTCGGCCTTCTCCGTGGTCTCGCTCGCCACGGGCCGCATCAAGGGAGTGGAGCGGCGGTACGACGGAGTGGAAGGCCCGGCGATCTACCAATTCCTCGGGGCCGTCAAGAACATCTGCTGGTTCCTGACCAGAAGGTATGCCAGTGGGGGAGCGGAGAGCGGGGACCATGCGGTGGTCTGCTACGACTCCGTGCGGCGCAAGGAGATATGGCGCGCACCGCTTCCCGCTCCCTATCGGGGGGACGGCACGACCACCGCGCTGTGGCTCAGCACCATGCTGCTGCTGCCGAGCCAGGGGGACGACGCCGGCGAGGACACCTCCTCGTACCTGGCACTCGACCGTCGTAGCGGCCGGAAGCTGTGGACCCGAAAGTTCCCTGGGATGAAGGACGAGAGTGCCAAGCAGCGTCTGGTGGTTCCGGGAGATCTCCTGGTCTCCTGCGACGACCATGTGCTGAGGGCGTACGACATCTCCGGCGGCGAAGAACGTTGGCGGATCGCGACCAAGGGCAGGGTGTCCGGCAGTCCGGCCGCTCAGGGGCGGTCGGTTTACGCCACCGATTCCCGTGCCACCACCTATGCCGTCGATGCCCGCAGCGGCAGCGCGCGGTGGCGGCGCGGAAGTGCCGCTCCCCTGGAGTCCTCGTGGACGAGGGGCGACACCGCGGTGAGCCACTCGGGCGCCACGGTCTTCCAGGTGACCGATTCGGAGATCGAGGCCCTGGACGCGGCGGACGGTTCACTGCGGTGGCGGTCGGCGCTCGCCGGAAGGGGCCAACAAGCCGCGGTCCCGGGCCAGGTCGTGGGCGTCGCACCCGGAATCGTCCTCGTCCTGAACGGCACCATTCTCTACGCACTGCCAGTGGACTGA